The Cydia pomonella isolate Wapato2018A chromosome 20, ilCydPomo1, whole genome shotgun sequence genome contains a region encoding:
- the LOC133528983 gene encoding cytochrome P450 4C1-like: MIWFIALVLSAVSVYWMGWRIKNKKLLDISDQLPGPPTIPILGNALQIVGPPEELTNTVERYLQEYGDLFRVWIGPDLNIFVNDPDDIKTLLKSQKTSIKGPQYKYIKDYCGSGLLSGSGPSWRICRKTVLPNYGKKALEAYDEVINDEANATVKRFMTKAGGRTFDIYDDIVLDTTYTVCRTLMGLTKEQTMNLPNMNIKFLHEAHDMYLTVFMRMTQWYLQVDPFYWMTKYYQRQKGLIKKITEIANTNVKHRLQVLESMDKNKINEILNAEGDSTHNTELSVIDRLLLSNQLPSHEELVKQWFTLFTASQEATAKITSYALLMMAYHPECQEKVYAEIKEVFGDNVRDVTEDDLKLMPYLDMVFKEVIRLFPIGVMLQRTIAEDIKISKATLPAGSSLVVPIYHLHRDKRYWTNPDAFEPERFSLENSRLRHPNCYIPFSLGPMDCMGRYFAIKLVKTICVKMLQKFLLTSPEKYEDMRLVMAVSVASVNGYPVQVYPRS, encoded by the exons ATGATCTGGTTCATCGCCCTTGTGCTGTCTGCTGTGTCTGTTTACTGGATGGGATGGCGGATTAAGAATAAGAAATTGCTGGATATTTCCGATCAGCTCCCTGGTCCTCCTACGATACCGATATTGGGTAACGCATTACAAATAGTGGGCCCTCCTGAAG AGTTAACAAATACAGTTGAAAGGTACCTGCAAGAGTATGGTGACCTATTCAGGGTATGGATTGGACCTGACCTTAATATTTTTGTGAACGACCCCGATGACATTAag ACGCTTCTCAAAAGCCAGAAGACCAGTATTAAAGGCCCCCAGTATAAGTACATAAAAGATTACTGCGGATCCGGCCTACTTAGTGGTTCAG GTCCTAGTTGGCGAATCTGCAGAAAAACGGTACTTCCTAATTATGGCAAAAAGGCGTTAGAGGCTTACGATGAAGTAATCAACGACGAAGCAAATGCTACTGTAAAACGGTTTATGACTAAAGCGGGAGGAAGAACTTTTGACATATATGATGACATCGTCTTGGACACCACTTACACAGTTTGCC GTACATTAATGGGATTGACAAAGGAACAGACCATGAACCTACCAAATATGAATATCAAATTTCTACACGAAGCACACGA tatgtacTTAACAGTTTTCATGCGAATGACTCAATGGTACCTTCAAGTTGATCCATTTTACTGGATGACAAAATATTATCAAAGACAAAAAGGTTTGATTAAAAAGATCACTGAAATCGCAAATACAAATGTAAAACATAGACTGCAAGTTCTAGAATCGATGGACAAAAACAAGATCAATGAGATCTTGAACGCAGAGGGTGACAGCACACATAACACAGAGCTCAGCGTCATCGACAGACTTCTGTTGTCTAATCAGTTACCGAGCCACGAAGAACTGGTGAAACAATGGTTCACTCTCTTTACAGCA AGTCAAGAGGCGACTGCCAAAATAACATCATACGCTTTGCTAATGATGGCATATCATCCCGAATGCCAG GAAAAAGTCTATGCTGAAATAAAAGAGGTTTTCGGAGATAATGTCCGAGATGTCACCGAAGATGACCTAAAACTGATGCCGTACCTGGACATGGTGTTCAAGGAAGTCATTCGACTCTTCCCTATCGGAGTGATGCTTCAAAGAACCATTGCTGAAGACATTAAAATAA GCAAAGCGACGCTGCCCGCTGGAAGCTCGCTCGTGGTGCCAATATACCACCTGCATCGTGACAAGCGGTATTGGACCAATCCGGACGCCTTCGAACCGGAAAGATTTAGTCTTGAAAACTCCAGGCTACGCCATCCAAATTGCTACATTCCTTTCAGTCTTGGACCAATGGATTGCAtgg GGAGGTACTTTGCTATTAAACTTGTGAAGACTATATGCGTCAAGATGCTTCAAAAGTTTCTGCTGACTTCCCCAGAGAAGTACGAAGACATGCGCCTCGTGATGGCAGTATCAGTTGCCTCCGTCAATGGCTACCCTGTTCAAGTGTACCCGAGGAGTTGA